One Candidatus Eremiobacteraceae bacterium genomic region harbors:
- the moaC gene encoding cyclic pyranopterin monophosphate synthase MoaC: MKAKLSHVRPDGSVTMVDVGAKRATLREASAQAIIRMNAAAHRALKSGDLKKGDALATARIAGIMAAKKTSSLIPLCHPLALTHVDVDISLRGRNTASVTCSARCTGPTGVEMEAMTGACVAALTIYDMCKALDRGIVIESVKLLAKSGGRSGTYKA, translated from the coding sequence GTGAAGGCGAAGTTATCGCACGTGCGTCCGGACGGCTCGGTGACCATGGTCGACGTGGGCGCTAAGCGCGCGACGTTGCGCGAAGCGTCGGCGCAAGCGATCATCCGGATGAACGCGGCAGCGCACCGAGCGCTCAAGTCCGGCGATCTCAAGAAGGGCGACGCGCTTGCGACCGCGCGCATCGCCGGCATCATGGCCGCCAAGAAGACGTCGAGCCTCATCCCGCTGTGCCATCCCCTCGCTTTGACGCACGTCGACGTCGACATCTCGCTGCGCGGGCGCAACACCGCCTCGGTCACGTGCAGCGCTCGCTGCACCGGTCCGACGGGCGTCGAGATGGAAGCGATGACCGGCGCGTGCGTCGCCGCGCTCACCATCTACGATATGTGCAAGGCGCTCGATCGCGGCATCGTCATCGAGTCGGTCAAGCTGCTCGCGAAATCGGGCGGGCGAAGCGGCACGTACAAGGCCTGA
- a CDS encoding biopolymer transporter ExbD codes for MALVGSGPEEDVMSTINITPFTDVLLVLLIIFMILTSLLKPPPVPEAKNRLKVSPSPIVVIIDPKDQVQIGAETIPKAQIYDRFKAYFDQLNGSQTDIIIKAAPTSKYGTVLTVMDAAKTAGFTEFGLANHIQGTPATSNG; via the coding sequence ATGGCACTTGTCGGATCGGGCCCCGAAGAAGACGTGATGTCGACGATCAACATCACGCCGTTCACGGACGTGCTCCTCGTCCTGCTCATCATCTTCATGATCCTCACCTCGCTGCTCAAGCCGCCGCCGGTGCCGGAGGCGAAGAACCGCCTCAAGGTGTCGCCGTCGCCGATCGTCGTCATCATCGACCCGAAGGACCAGGTGCAGATCGGCGCCGAGACGATCCCGAAGGCACAGATCTACGACCGCTTCAAAGCGTACTTCGACCAGTTGAACGGCAGCCAGACCGACATCATCATCAAGGCGGCGCCGACGTCGAAGTACGGCACGGTGCTCACCGTCATGGACGCGGCGAAGACGGCGGGCTTCACTGAATTCGGTCTGGCTAACCACATCCAGGGCACGCCAGCGACATCGAACGGCTAG
- the folB gene encoding dihydroneopterin aldolase — translation MTDAIRIRRMRFWGRHGVTEAERANPQEIELDAELIVDCSRAARSDRLEDAVDYHEAYRLCERVVTERSFSLLEALADECLNELMRDPRVERASVRVRKSGLLDGATPEVELSRTRPRG, via the coding sequence GTGACGGACGCGATCCGCATCCGGCGCATGCGCTTTTGGGGCCGCCATGGCGTGACGGAAGCGGAGCGGGCGAACCCGCAAGAGATCGAACTCGACGCCGAGCTCATCGTCGATTGCTCGCGCGCCGCCCGCTCGGATCGCCTCGAAGACGCGGTCGATTACCACGAAGCCTATCGCCTTTGCGAGCGCGTCGTCACGGAGCGCTCGTTCTCGCTGCTCGAAGCGCTCGCGGACGAGTGCCTAAACGAGTTGATGCGCGACCCGCGCGTCGAGCGAGCCTCGGTCCGCGTGCGCAAGTCCGGTCTGCTCGACGGAGCGACGCCCGAAG
- the folP gene encoding dihydropteroate synthase: MRSIRPFALDPMTIRGREFCWGTRTFVMGIINVTPDSFSGDGLSRDVEAAVQRARSFAAAGADIIDVGGESTRPGHEPVREDEEAARVLPALRAIRAAVDLPISIDTFKPAVASAALEAGADIVNCVWGAVPGIVEVAARADVPLVVMHNRNASDYEGDCVDEIIDSLGRSAEEARQAGVARVIVDPGIGFGKTPDQNVLVLGRLGEFVERLPYPLLVGTSRKSFIGKITGLPVEERAFGTAASITLAIEAGADIVRIHDVEKLVPAIDVADAICRVGAARNPRSATPDLSTSTGQKP, from the coding sequence GTGCGTAGCATCCGGCCGTTCGCACTCGACCCGATGACCATCCGCGGCCGCGAGTTCTGCTGGGGCACGCGGACGTTCGTCATGGGGATCATCAACGTAACGCCAGATTCGTTTTCGGGCGACGGTCTGAGCCGCGACGTCGAAGCCGCCGTGCAAAGGGCTCGTTCGTTCGCCGCGGCCGGCGCCGACATCATCGACGTCGGCGGGGAATCGACGCGCCCCGGTCACGAGCCTGTGCGAGAAGACGAAGAAGCGGCGCGTGTACTTCCGGCGCTGAGAGCCATTCGCGCGGCCGTCGATCTGCCGATATCGATCGATACGTTCAAGCCCGCAGTCGCATCGGCCGCGCTCGAGGCCGGCGCGGACATCGTCAATTGCGTCTGGGGAGCCGTTCCGGGCATCGTCGAGGTCGCGGCGCGCGCGGACGTGCCGCTCGTCGTCATGCACAACCGCAACGCGAGCGACTACGAAGGCGATTGCGTCGACGAGATCATCGACTCGTTGGGACGCTCGGCTGAGGAGGCGCGACAGGCCGGCGTCGCGCGCGTCATCGTCGATCCAGGAATCGGTTTCGGCAAGACGCCGGACCAAAACGTCCTCGTGCTCGGGCGTCTTGGCGAGTTCGTCGAACGGCTGCCGTATCCGCTGCTCGTCGGCACGTCGCGCAAGTCGTTCATCGGCAAGATCACCGGGCTGCCGGTAGAAGAGCGCGCGTTCGGCACCGCTGCATCGATAACGCTCGCGATCGAGGCGGGCGCGGACATCGTGCGGATCCACGATGTCGAAAAGCTCGTGCCGGCGATCGACGTCGCGGATGCGATCTGCCGCGTCGGTGCGGCGCGTAACCCGCGGTCCGCAACGCCGGATCTTTCAACCTCGACCGGACAGAAGCCGTGA
- a CDS encoding MotA/TolQ/ExbB proton channel family protein: protein MNPLQDFVDFLNRGGFAMYILLVLSIVSLGIVFERIFFFMRQHSDPAQLLRDIGDRVSKDDMKGAIAVCDRNRGMLPKILQFGLYRHEKSRADISDALSIALLEQLNTLEANLSIIGTVAVIAPFVGLFGTVLGIIRAFNDIALKGNSTPAVVAAGVSEALVTTAAGLLVAVLAVVFFNYFKSRIKAYNQEMIVAANKLAEMLHFHNTGAPIPTELYTPKGMQRTAAPSAQPAPKPSGPAS from the coding sequence ATGAATCCGTTACAAGATTTTGTCGACTTTCTCAACCGCGGCGGCTTCGCGATGTATATCCTGCTCGTTCTGTCGATCGTCTCACTCGGCATCGTGTTCGAGCGCATATTCTTCTTCATGCGCCAACACAGCGATCCCGCGCAGCTGCTGCGCGACATCGGCGACCGCGTGAGCAAGGACGACATGAAGGGCGCGATAGCCGTTTGCGATCGCAACCGCGGCATGTTGCCGAAGATCCTCCAATTCGGTCTGTACCGGCACGAGAAGAGCCGCGCCGACATCTCGGATGCGCTCTCGATCGCGTTGCTCGAGCAGTTGAACACGCTCGAAGCGAACCTCTCGATCATCGGTACGGTCGCCGTCATCGCGCCGTTCGTCGGACTTTTCGGAACCGTCCTCGGCATCATCCGGGCGTTCAACGACATCGCGCTCAAAGGCAATTCGACGCCGGCCGTCGTCGCGGCAGGTGTCTCTGAGGCCCTCGTGACGACCGCCGCCGGCCTGCTCGTCGCCGTCCTCGCGGTCGTGTTCTTCAACTACTTCAAATCGCGGATCAAGGCGTACAACCAAGAGATGATCGTCGCCGCGAACAAGCTCGCCGAGATGCTCCACTTCCACAACACCGGCGCCCCGATCCCGACCGAGCTGTACACACCGAAGGGTATGCAGCGCACGGCGGCTCCGTCGGCCCAGCCGGCGCCGAAACCGTCCGGCCCCGCGAGCTAG
- a CDS encoding prephenate dehydrogenase/arogenate dehydrogenase family protein has product MRSTVAILGTGLIGASLGLALRSGSGRDSSRPPRPRIVGWDMRPSNARSALKRRGITEIAASMEEAVREADVVVIGTPLDAALDLAPHVIRAAAKGALILDVTPVKGPMLRAVRLPLRRRPDVAYVSMHPMAGREKGGARNADATLFTGRPFALVVPPHVRSRDALKRASALVERVGGTGLRMSASAHDRAVAAMSALPQLASIALVLAATEIGGRKAALLAGPGFADTTRLALSPYDIWRPAIDANRGEIVRCLRALERVTARVTSAARQADVRAMERLFSKAGSARRRVVAD; this is encoded by the coding sequence GTGAGATCGACCGTCGCCATCCTTGGCACGGGTCTCATCGGAGCCTCGCTCGGTCTCGCTCTAAGATCTGGGAGCGGTCGAGATTCATCTCGACCGCCGCGGCCTCGCATCGTCGGTTGGGACATGCGTCCCTCAAATGCGCGATCAGCCCTGAAGCGTCGCGGCATCACCGAAATCGCCGCTTCTATGGAAGAAGCGGTGCGCGAGGCGGACGTCGTCGTCATTGGCACCCCGCTCGACGCGGCCCTCGATCTAGCGCCGCATGTCATCCGCGCCGCCGCTAAGGGCGCGCTCATCCTCGATGTCACTCCGGTGAAAGGCCCGATGCTTCGCGCCGTCCGGCTCCCTCTGCGTCGGCGGCCGGACGTCGCCTACGTCTCCATGCACCCGATGGCGGGTCGAGAAAAAGGCGGAGCGCGCAATGCCGACGCGACCCTTTTCACCGGCCGGCCGTTCGCACTCGTCGTGCCGCCGCACGTCCGTTCTCGCGATGCCCTCAAGCGCGCGTCGGCGCTCGTCGAACGAGTGGGCGGCACCGGATTAAGGATGAGCGCATCGGCGCACGACCGCGCCGTCGCCGCGATGAGCGCACTGCCCCAACTCGCGTCGATCGCGCTCGTCTTGGCCGCCACCGAAATCGGCGGGAGAAAGGCGGCGCTGCTCGCCGGCCCCGGGTTCGCAGACACGACACGCCTCGCGCTGTCGCCCTACGACATCTGGCGCCCCGCCATCGATGCGAACCGGGGCGAAATCGTCCGCTGCCTGCGGGCGCTCGAGCGCGTGACAGCGCGTGTCACCAGCGCCGCTCGGCAGGCCGACGTACGGGCGATGGAACGACTATTCTCCAAAGCCGGCTCGGCCCGCAGGCGGGTTGTGGCCGACTAG
- a CDS encoding biopolymer transporter ExbD, with protein sequence MTSARQDSDVMAEINITPFTDVLLVLLIIFMILAALAAPPGFQKELPKSNNTPHNVTQNQLHFQIQVIVTAANRIFVDGHPTTVNGIYDAINSAVTYHKAHVAQGYTTHISLIADSDAKYDTIIKILDAARAAGDDDVGFVTQ encoded by the coding sequence ATGACATCGGCAAGGCAAGACAGCGACGTGATGGCGGAGATCAACATCACGCCCTTCACCGACGTGCTGCTCGTCTTGCTCATCATCTTCATGATCCTCGCCGCGCTCGCCGCACCGCCCGGCTTCCAAAAGGAACTGCCGAAGAGCAACAATACGCCGCATAACGTCACGCAGAACCAGTTGCACTTCCAGATCCAGGTGATCGTGACGGCGGCGAACCGCATCTTCGTCGATGGACATCCGACGACGGTGAACGGCATCTACGACGCGATCAATTCGGCGGTCACCTATCACAAGGCGCACGTCGCGCAAGGCTATACGACGCACATCTCGCTCATCGCCGATTCGGACGCGAAGTACGACACGATCATCAAGATACTCGACGCGGCGCGCGCGGCCGGCGACGACGACGTCGGATTCGTCACGCAGTAA
- a CDS encoding TonB family protein — MSNIARRIAAVAVAAACLAAYSPAARADVTYYTPPTFKTRVQPVYPDTARAKHEIGSVVLKVLVGADGKPKQFIVFKSSGHKDLDDAVVTAAKASTYNPATRGTTPTVGFYDVTYRFTLTGVAQDEGASSTLAKKLAANPRDVATRLAIGNQYLLAKNYSAAEQTYEAGTQLMPTNAKLWANQGLAFYQDAGSNQATALDKYKSASDAFDQALKLDPHVELQNIAAGSYFNYGFLLQNNGQSALAQQYAQKATNLDPKSSEYFILLGEAQTSLGDFANAVTTLKKAESLDNKSSSMVTSRILADEANAELSQGDRTNGMADINRAEQANSHGLFAYEYLFSYYARSGNFAAAITPLNQLELLDPTNAAWPTQIGEMYMANNNTAAAHDAYKKALSIDPSNLDAQFGMLQLSAAAGDTQTVSNGMAQLTAKATPVQAAAYEASIAIDYLNAQSTSHANLASEAQKYADEATKADPNNPHAWYALGVADAQVIKGDKTQADAALKKAYDIFKSQNNSQGMEQVNAAYKQLNGQDLTGYNNGRDEQTNQPGHQS, encoded by the coding sequence ATGAGCAACATCGCAAGGCGGATCGCCGCCGTCGCCGTGGCCGCGGCTTGCTTAGCCGCCTACTCGCCCGCCGCACGAGCGGACGTCACCTATTACACGCCTCCGACCTTCAAGACTCGCGTTCAACCCGTCTATCCGGATACCGCACGAGCGAAGCACGAGATCGGATCCGTCGTGCTCAAGGTCCTCGTCGGAGCCGACGGCAAGCCGAAGCAGTTCATCGTCTTCAAGTCGTCCGGTCATAAGGATCTCGACGACGCCGTCGTGACGGCCGCAAAAGCGTCGACGTACAATCCCGCGACGCGCGGTACGACACCGACCGTCGGCTTCTACGACGTGACGTATCGCTTCACGCTCACCGGCGTCGCCCAGGACGAAGGCGCATCGTCGACGCTCGCAAAGAAGCTCGCCGCGAACCCGAGAGACGTGGCGACCCGACTAGCGATCGGCAATCAATATCTGCTCGCGAAGAACTACTCGGCAGCGGAGCAGACATACGAGGCCGGCACGCAGCTCATGCCGACGAACGCGAAGCTTTGGGCCAATCAAGGACTTGCGTTCTATCAAGACGCCGGGTCGAATCAGGCGACGGCGCTCGACAAGTACAAGAGCGCGTCGGATGCGTTCGATCAAGCGCTCAAACTCGACCCGCACGTCGAGCTCCAGAACATCGCTGCCGGGTCGTACTTCAACTACGGCTTCTTGCTGCAGAACAACGGCCAGAGCGCGCTGGCACAGCAGTACGCGCAAAAGGCGACGAACCTCGACCCGAAGTCGTCTGAATACTTCATCCTCCTCGGCGAGGCGCAGACGTCGCTCGGCGACTTCGCCAACGCGGTCACGACGTTGAAGAAGGCGGAGTCGCTCGACAACAAATCGAGCTCGATGGTGACGTCGCGGATCCTCGCTGACGAGGCCAACGCCGAGCTGTCGCAGGGCGACCGGACGAACGGCATGGCCGACATCAACCGCGCCGAACAAGCGAACTCGCACGGCCTGTTCGCGTACGAATATCTCTTCAGCTACTACGCCCGCTCGGGCAACTTCGCCGCAGCGATCACGCCGCTCAACCAGCTCGAGCTGCTCGACCCGACAAATGCCGCTTGGCCGACGCAGATCGGCGAGATGTACATGGCGAACAACAACACGGCGGCGGCGCACGATGCGTACAAGAAAGCGCTCTCGATCGATCCGTCAAACCTCGACGCTCAATTCGGCATGCTTCAGCTGAGCGCAGCCGCTGGCGATACGCAGACCGTGTCGAACGGCATGGCGCAGCTCACAGCGAAGGCGACGCCCGTCCAGGCGGCCGCCTACGAAGCGAGCATCGCCATCGACTACCTCAACGCGCAAAGCACGAGCCATGCGAATCTCGCCTCCGAAGCGCAGAAGTACGCGGACGAGGCCACGAAGGCCGATCCGAACAACCCGCACGCTTGGTACGCGCTTGGCGTCGCGGATGCTCAGGTGATCAAGGGCGACAAGACCCAGGCCGATGCCGCGCTGAAGAAAGCGTATGACATCTTCAAGTCACAAAACAATTCGCAGGGCATGGAGCAGGTCAACGCCGCCTACAAGCAGCTGAACGGTCAGGATCTCACCGGTTACAACAATGGTAGAGACGAACAGACAAATCAGCCCGGCCATCAATCCTAA
- a CDS encoding MogA/MoaB family molybdenum cofactor biosynthesis protein codes for MRFALLVLSDKAAAGVRDDGCLPVMEAGLPKGSRVVAREIVADDRPLIEKRLRTWCDSGDVDCVLTSGGTGLSARDLTPQATLAIMDYEVPGLGEAMRAASVGAVPTAMLSRAVAAVRGKTLIVNLPGSPRGVRETLGVIAGVLPHAIELLAGSVGEHAAEP; via the coding sequence ATGCGTTTCGCGCTCCTCGTCCTTTCCGACAAGGCCGCAGCCGGCGTGCGTGACGACGGGTGTCTTCCCGTCATGGAAGCGGGTCTGCCGAAAGGGTCGCGTGTCGTCGCACGCGAGATCGTCGCAGATGACCGGCCGCTCATCGAAAAGCGCTTGCGGACGTGGTGCGATTCCGGTGACGTCGATTGCGTTCTCACTTCCGGCGGGACCGGTTTGAGCGCGCGCGACCTAACACCCCAGGCGACGCTGGCGATCATGGATTACGAGGTGCCGGGCTTAGGGGAAGCGATGCGCGCCGCGAGCGTCGGGGCAGTCCCCACCGCGATGTTGTCGCGCGCGGTCGCCGCGGTGCGCGGTAAGACGCTCATCGTCAACCTTCCCGGCAGCCCGCGCGGCGTGCGCGAGACGCTCGGCGTCATCGCCGGCGTGCTGCCGCACGCCATCGAGCTTCTCGCCGGAAGCGTCGGCGAACATGCGGCGGAGCCCTGA
- a CDS encoding TonB family protein, with the protein MSTTPPTSGSPSSPGPPGGPGQRQSLPPLFTKREKYYITGLSIAFIIASGIIHFAIGSLGESVVPHFKQEATPPPQKVTVQTLIKPPPKPTPTPHPTPTPTPPPPPKNTPPPVNLKLHVVQSHSSSNSGGPAEQAYTPPPVGNPNGVPTAMATAASTAPPATAPPTPSGPVEATDAVFINKVAPEYPDMAKEESIQGDVTVRITVGPTGSVLAAVIQESSGNPLLDQAALKAARASTFKPPTYNGVAVQLDYLIVYNFRLDQ; encoded by the coding sequence GTGTCGACGACACCACCCACAAGCGGCTCGCCGAGCTCCCCCGGACCTCCGGGCGGTCCGGGCCAGCGCCAATCGCTGCCTCCGCTTTTCACGAAGCGCGAGAAGTACTACATCACGGGTCTGTCGATCGCGTTCATCATCGCGTCCGGCATCATCCACTTCGCGATAGGATCGTTGGGTGAGAGCGTCGTTCCTCATTTCAAACAAGAGGCGACGCCGCCGCCGCAAAAAGTGACCGTCCAAACGCTGATCAAGCCGCCGCCCAAGCCGACGCCGACGCCGCATCCGACGCCGACGCCGACGCCGCCCCCGCCGCCGAAGAACACGCCTCCGCCGGTCAATCTCAAGCTGCACGTCGTGCAGAGCCACAGCAGCTCGAATAGTGGTGGACCTGCCGAGCAGGCGTATACGCCGCCGCCGGTCGGGAATCCGAACGGCGTCCCGACCGCAATGGCGACGGCCGCCAGCACGGCGCCGCCGGCGACAGCACCGCCGACGCCGTCAGGCCCGGTCGAGGCGACCGACGCCGTCTTCATCAACAAGGTGGCGCCCGAGTATCCCGACATGGCCAAGGAAGAGAGCATCCAAGGCGATGTCACCGTCCGCATCACCGTCGGTCCGACGGGGTCGGTGCTCGCCGCGGTCATCCAGGAATCGTCGGGAAATCCGCTTCTCGATCAAGCGGCGCTGAAAGCCGCGAGAGCATCGACGTTCAAGCCGCCAACGTACAACGGCGTTGCGGTCCAGCTCGACTACCTGATCGTCTACAACTTCCGCCTCGACCAATAA
- a CDS encoding folylpolyglutamate synthase/dihydrofolate synthase family protein — translation MDFASAVKFLQTTTNESVSRRHPGRLDRMRDLLDLIGNPEREFKSIHVGGTSGKGSTATMAAAMLRSAGFKIGLHTKPHLRSVTERAVIDGAPVSEERFAAIIEEMMPAVGEMERGPHGAPSYFELLVALAFKLFAQERVDCAVVEVGIGGKLDGTNVLLPIVSVLTNVGTDHADVLGGTVEEIAADKSGIIKQGVPVVTAAEHPGALRVIEEAALRAGAPLTRVQSAAAISSEARGAYEQHAEIRTERAAYSFSMPLLGEFQVLNAATAIVALEQVRDVLPVSPTQVEHAMSSIALPGRMEFYPSRPSLLFDVAHNAEKAEALRGGLLRHFPDKRFTFVVAVAEGKASREMLETWSTLPAHFIFTSFDVAHRAAMLPQRLALTAEAAGVSARAIDDPIEALTIARRMAAADELVVVTGSTFLVARLREWFARNVADGSHARA, via the coding sequence ATGGACTTCGCGAGCGCGGTCAAGTTCCTCCAGACGACGACGAACGAGTCGGTGTCGCGGCGGCATCCCGGACGGCTCGATCGCATGCGCGACCTGCTCGACCTCATCGGAAATCCGGAGCGCGAATTCAAGTCGATCCACGTCGGCGGCACATCGGGCAAAGGCTCGACCGCGACGATGGCCGCCGCGATGCTCCGATCGGCCGGATTCAAAATCGGCCTGCATACGAAGCCGCACCTCCGGTCGGTGACGGAACGCGCGGTCATCGACGGTGCACCGGTGAGCGAGGAACGTTTCGCCGCGATCATCGAGGAGATGATGCCCGCGGTCGGCGAGATGGAGCGCGGCCCGCACGGTGCTCCGTCGTACTTCGAATTGCTCGTGGCGCTCGCGTTTAAGCTTTTTGCGCAAGAGCGCGTCGACTGCGCGGTCGTGGAAGTCGGGATCGGCGGCAAGCTCGACGGCACGAACGTCTTGTTGCCGATCGTCAGCGTGCTGACGAACGTCGGAACGGATCACGCTGACGTGCTCGGGGGCACGGTCGAGGAGATAGCCGCCGACAAGTCGGGCATCATCAAGCAGGGCGTACCGGTCGTGACCGCGGCAGAACATCCTGGCGCGCTCCGCGTCATCGAAGAGGCGGCGTTGCGAGCCGGTGCGCCGCTGACGAGGGTGCAGTCGGCTGCAGCTATTAGCTCTGAAGCCCGCGGCGCGTACGAGCAGCACGCAGAGATCCGCACAGAGCGCGCGGCGTACTCGTTTTCGATGCCGCTGCTCGGCGAATTCCAAGTGCTCAATGCGGCGACGGCGATCGTCGCGCTCGAACAGGTCCGGGACGTGCTGCCGGTGAGTCCCACGCAAGTGGAACACGCGATGTCGTCGATCGCGCTGCCCGGACGCATGGAGTTTTATCCATCGCGGCCCTCGCTGTTGTTCGACGTCGCGCACAACGCCGAGAAAGCGGAAGCGTTGCGCGGCGGTCTGCTGCGTCACTTTCCGGACAAGCGCTTCACGTTCGTCGTCGCGGTCGCCGAGGGCAAGGCATCTCGCGAGATGCTCGAGACATGGTCGACGCTGCCCGCGCATTTCATCTTCACGTCGTTTGACGTCGCGCATCGCGCGGCGATGCTCCCGCAGCGGCTCGCCCTTACCGCCGAGGCCGCGGGCGTGAGCGCCCGCGCGATCGACGACCCGATCGAGGCGCTTACCATAGCGCGGCGGATGGCGGCGGCCGACGAACTCGTCGTCGTCACCGGCTCGACATTCCTCGTCGCACGGCTGCGCGAGTGGTTCGCCCGCAACGTCGCGGACGGGAGTCACGCGCGTGCGTAG
- a CDS encoding biopolymer transporter ExbD, protein MTSAVARQDGDVMAEINITPFTDVLLVLLIVFMILTSIAVPPGFQKELTGTVNPITPIIDPTRVIDVMVTRAGAIYVDGVATTDSGLYAAIANAVAAHERVHLSTHIAIVADADAKYDAIVKILDAGRQAGDDDVGFVTR, encoded by the coding sequence ATGACGTCGGCAGTCGCGCGGCAAGATGGCGATGTGATGGCGGAGATCAATATCACGCCGTTCACCGACGTGCTCCTCGTGCTGCTTATCGTCTTCATGATCCTGACGTCGATCGCAGTACCTCCGGGATTCCAAAAAGAGCTAACCGGTACTGTTAATCCCATTACGCCGATAATCGATCCGACGCGCGTCATCGACGTCATGGTGACGCGCGCGGGCGCGATCTACGTCGACGGCGTCGCCACGACGGACAGCGGTCTTTACGCAGCCATCGCGAACGCCGTCGCCGCGCACGAGCGCGTGCATCTTTCGACGCACATCGCGATCGTCGCCGATGCCGACGCGAAATACGACGCGATCGTGAAGATACTCGACGCCGGACGACAAGCGGGCGACGATGACGTCGGATTCGTGACGCGTTAG
- a CDS encoding undecaprenyl-diphosphate phosphatase yields MDNAYVHAIILGIIQGVAELFPVSSAGHTLIISALLGWKPPSLPFVVMLHLGTFLAVLLFFAKDYWALVVGFFTGFRDKFTKSDQRLSLLVIAGTIPLFLIGKAGEPFFDQLFSLPIFAACFLLVTGLALFLIERMQRRPVEQVEEVEHEELNPKSSRMYFPEVRRADDHPGAAGLSWVKAILVGLSQIGGLFPGGSRSGFSIVAGMWAGLTREEAARFSFLLAGPAILGASAFEMLRILKPEPCDPTVTTELHGVANLCAAPEPSLVIVTGFIVAFVTGMFAIRFFMRYVNDHRLTPFAYYCWAFGLVTLGILLGRVHGG; encoded by the coding sequence TTGGATAACGCGTACGTCCATGCGATCATCTTAGGCATCATCCAGGGTGTGGCTGAGCTGTTCCCCGTGAGCAGCGCCGGCCACACGCTCATCATCTCCGCGCTCTTGGGCTGGAAACCGCCGAGCCTGCCCTTCGTCGTCATGCTCCACCTCGGCACGTTCCTAGCTGTGCTTCTCTTCTTCGCGAAAGACTACTGGGCGCTCGTCGTCGGGTTCTTCACCGGCTTCCGCGACAAGTTCACGAAGTCCGACCAGCGGCTCTCGCTGCTCGTCATCGCCGGCACGATACCGCTCTTCCTCATCGGCAAAGCCGGCGAACCGTTCTTCGACCAGCTCTTCAGTCTGCCGATCTTCGCGGCGTGCTTCTTGCTCGTGACCGGCCTCGCGCTCTTCCTCATCGAGCGTATGCAGCGGCGGCCCGTCGAGCAGGTCGAGGAAGTCGAACACGAGGAGCTCAATCCGAAATCGTCGCGCATGTACTTCCCCGAAGTGCGGCGCGCCGACGATCATCCCGGCGCCGCCGGCCTCTCATGGGTGAAGGCGATTCTCGTCGGACTCAGCCAGATCGGCGGGTTGTTCCCCGGCGGATCGCGCAGCGGCTTCTCGATCGTCGCCGGCATGTGGGCCGGGCTGACGCGCGAGGAAGCGGCGCGCTTCTCGTTCTTGCTGGCAGGCCCCGCGATCTTGGGCGCGAGCGCGTTCGAAATGCTGCGCATCCTCAAGCCGGAACCGTGCGATCCGACGGTGACGACGGAGCTGCACGGCGTCGCTAATCTGTGCGCGGCGCCGGAACCGAGCCTCGTGATCGTCACCGGCTTCATCGTCGCGTTCGTCACCGGCATGTTCGCGATCCGGTTCTTCATGCGCTACGTCAACGATCACCGGCTGACGCCGTTCGCATACTACTGCTGGGCGTTCGGTCTCGTGACGCTCGGGATACTGCTCGGCCGGGTCCACGGCGGCTGA